The DNA window CCCGACCGGGCCGCGCTGGAGGCGAGCTACCGGGCGGCGGCCGAGCGGTTCGGCGACGCCGAGCCGATTCCCGCCCCGGCGCACTGGGGCGGGCTGCGGGTGCGGCCGGAGTCCGTCGAGTTCTGGCAGGGCCGGCCCAACCGGCTGCACGACCGGCTCCGGTTCCGCCGCACGGCCGACGCGGGCGGCACGGCCGACGACGGCCACTGGGCCGTGGAGCGGTTGGCGCCGTGACCGCTGTCAAGGAGGCCCGGCCGCGCGCGGCGCGCCGCTGGGCGATCGACCTGCGCCCGCTCGGCGTGCCCGCGTACCGGCGGGTGTGGCTCGGCAACGGCGTGGCCATGTTCGGCTTCCAGTTCACCGCCGTCGCCGTGCCCGTGGAGATGTACGCGCTGACCGGCGGCTCGTTCTGGGTCGGGCTGATCGGTGTGGCCGGCTTCCTGCCCCTGCTGGTCTTCGGGCTGTGGGGCGGGGCCGTCGCCGACGTCCGGGACCGCCGCCGGGTGCTGCTCGCCGCCGGGACGCTGCTCTGGGCGTCGACGCTGGCGCTGCTGGCGCAGGCGCTGCTCCGGGTGGGCAGCCCGGTACTGCTGCTGACCCTGGTGGCGGTGCAGTCCACGGCCTTCGCGATCACCTCGCCCGCCCGCAACGCGATCCTGCCCCGGCTGGTCCCCGCCGAGCTGCTGTCGGCGGCGAGCACGCTGAACTTCACCACCTTCACCGCGGCCTCGGTGTTCGGGCCGCTGGCCGCGGGCCTGATCTTCACGTTCTGGCACCCGGACGTGGGGCTGCCCGTGGCGTACGCGGTGGACGCGCTGCTGTTCACCGTCTCGCTCTGGGCCACCTTCCGGCTGCCCGCGATGCCTCCGGAACCCGACGCGGACGGCGCCGCCGCGCCCCGCCGGGCCGGGCTGGCCAGCATCGCCGACGGCCTCCGCTACCTGGCCACCACGCCGGTGCTGCTGCTCTCCTTCGCCATCGACCTCATCGCGATGGTGCTGGCGAT is part of the Micromonospora olivasterospora genome and encodes:
- a CDS encoding MFS transporter, whose protein sequence is MTAVKEARPRAARRWAIDLRPLGVPAYRRVWLGNGVAMFGFQFTAVAVPVEMYALTGGSFWVGLIGVAGFLPLLVFGLWGGAVADVRDRRRVLLAAGTLLWASTLALLAQALLRVGSPVLLLTLVAVQSTAFAITSPARNAILPRLVPAELLSAASTLNFTTFTAASVFGPLAAGLIFTFWHPDVGLPVAYAVDALLFTVSLWATFRLPAMPPEPDADGAAAPRRAGLASIADGLRYLATTPVLLLSFAIDLIAMVLAMPRALFPETAEQRFGGGAAVGWLYAAISIGAMLGGLTSGWIGRIRRQGLVLVLAVVGWGVAVAVAGLAHQLWLVVGLLAVAGAADLVSAVVRQTMLLVYAPDRMRGRLQGVNTVVIAGGPRLGDLRAGAVAAGFGAGAAWISGGLAAAVLAVLLVAVFPALARYRSAVASGGDEA